From the genome of Muricauda sp. SCSIO 64092, one region includes:
- a CDS encoding glycosyl hydrolase family 17 protein yields MKNIKINIVPIVCLLFILTMFSCKNKTNNESKTATVKEEPVLSAKDILGNPNYLAMSYGGYRHVDHGIEPTLDELKEDMKILAAMGVGILRTYKVHLPHASNVLKAISALKQEDPSFEMYVMLGAWIDCKNAWTDQEPDHYQESERNAIEIAEAVRLANAYPDIVKIVAVGNEAMVKWATSYYVQPGVILKWVNHLQDLKKSGKLSKDLWITSSDNFASWGGGDAEYHVEDLNKLIKAVDFLSVHTYPMHDTHYNPDFWGVRESEKELSDLEKIHSAMLRSKEYAMTQYQSVHDYMKSLGVDKPIHIGETGWATISNGHYGPNGSRATDEYKEAVFHEHIRDWTNAEGISCFYFEGFDEPWKDARNPKGSENHFGLFTVDGQAKYALWSMVDQGTFEGLKRNGNPIIKTYDGDKEALLQDVLVPPMASETKVQQ; encoded by the coding sequence ATGAAGAACATTAAAATTAACATTGTACCCATTGTTTGCCTATTGTTTATTTTAACAATGTTCTCCTGTAAAAACAAGACCAACAACGAAAGCAAAACAGCTACTGTGAAAGAAGAACCGGTATTGAGTGCAAAGGATATTTTAGGAAACCCAAACTATTTGGCCATGTCCTACGGGGGATACAGACATGTGGACCATGGTATTGAGCCCACCCTGGATGAATTAAAAGAGGACATGAAAATTTTGGCCGCCATGGGAGTCGGGATCTTACGTACCTATAAAGTCCATTTACCCCATGCTTCCAATGTGTTAAAGGCAATCAGTGCACTAAAACAAGAAGATCCCAGCTTTGAAATGTATGTGATGCTCGGTGCTTGGATCGATTGTAAAAATGCTTGGACCGACCAGGAGCCCGACCACTATCAAGAAAGCGAAAGAAACGCCATCGAAATTGCCGAAGCCGTCAGATTGGCCAATGCCTATCCCGATATCGTAAAAATCGTGGCGGTAGGCAATGAGGCCATGGTAAAATGGGCCACAAGCTACTATGTGCAACCCGGGGTGATTTTAAAGTGGGTCAATCATTTACAGGACTTGAAAAAATCGGGAAAGCTATCCAAGGATTTATGGATTACGAGCTCTGACAATTTTGCATCCTGGGGCGGTGGCGATGCCGAATATCATGTTGAGGATTTGAATAAATTGATTAAGGCAGTGGACTTTCTTTCCGTACACACCTACCCCATGCACGATACCCACTACAACCCAGATTTCTGGGGAGTGCGTGAATCCGAAAAGGAACTATCGGACCTTGAAAAGATTCATTCGGCTATGCTAAGATCCAAGGAATATGCGATGACACAATACCAAAGTGTGCATGATTATATGAAAAGCTTAGGTGTTGACAAACCTATACATATAGGTGAAACGGGCTGGGCCACTATTTCCAATGGGCATTACGGACCCAATGGCTCAAGGGCCACCGACGAGTATAAAGAAGCGGTGTTCCATGAGCACATAAGGGACTGGACCAATGCCGAAGGGATTTCGTGTTTTTATTTTGAAGGATTTGATGAACCCTGGAAGGACGCGAGGAATCCCAAGGGGTCCGAAAACCATTTTGGACTGTTCACCGTTGATGGGCAGGCAAAATACGCGCTCTGGAGTATGGTGGACCAGGGAACTTTCGAAGGGCTGAAACGCAACGGTAACCCAATAATCAAAACATACGATGGCGATAAGGAAGCATTGTTGCAGGACGTATTGGTACCGCCCATGGCCAGTGAAACCAAAGTTCAACAGTAA
- a CDS encoding glycoside hydrolase family 30 protein: MRTLNHCIFIALTIAMLGCKQKQESLDVTVYETSAAGNKLQKVETTTVAGNVTSIQLLPDQEYQTITGFGGSFTESSAHLLNQLGKQNRNKVLEAYFGENGARYSLTRTHMNSCDFSLTNYSYASVDGDMELEHFSIEEDKNDIIPMIKEAMALSKDGFKIVSSPWTAPPWMKDNNDWRGGKLLPKYYDTWALFFSKYVDAYKAEGIDIWGFTVENEPLGNDNNWESMHFTPQEMTQFVQNHLGPKLEADGKGHIKVLGYDQNREHLKEWVDVMYVDEAASKYYDGTAIHWYASTYEVFPEALQYAHQKAPNKHLIQTEACVDAEIPKWKDDAWYWSKEATDWGWDWAPEADKKYHPKYVPVYRYARDIIGCLNNWVDGWIDWNMVLDRQGGPNWFKNWCVAPVIVDPEKDEIYFTPLYHTLAHFSKYIRPGAKRIGFNTTDGSLLVTAAKNPDGTIAVVLLNMDTDPKNVELSMDGRSQQVEISSQAIQTLLVKQLN; encoded by the coding sequence ATGAGAACATTGAACCATTGCATTTTTATCGCATTGACTATCGCTATGTTAGGGTGTAAGCAAAAACAGGAATCCTTGGATGTAACCGTGTACGAAACCTCCGCCGCTGGAAATAAGCTGCAAAAAGTGGAAACGACCACTGTGGCTGGGAATGTAACATCCATACAACTTTTGCCCGATCAGGAGTATCAGACGATTACAGGGTTTGGGGGTTCGTTTACCGAGTCGTCTGCACATTTGTTGAACCAACTGGGCAAACAAAACCGAAACAAGGTTTTGGAAGCCTATTTTGGTGAAAACGGAGCAAGGTATTCGTTGACACGAACCCATATGAATTCCTGTGATTTCTCCTTAACCAATTACTCCTATGCCTCCGTAGATGGTGATATGGAGTTGGAACACTTTTCGATTGAGGAGGACAAAAATGATATCATTCCAATGATTAAGGAGGCCATGGCACTGTCCAAGGATGGATTTAAAATCGTAAGCTCACCATGGACGGCACCCCCCTGGATGAAAGACAACAACGATTGGCGTGGAGGCAAACTGCTGCCCAAATATTACGATACTTGGGCCTTGTTCTTCTCCAAATACGTCGATGCCTATAAAGCTGAAGGGATTGATATTTGGGGTTTTACCGTAGAGAACGAACCTTTGGGCAATGACAATAACTGGGAGAGCATGCACTTTACGCCCCAGGAAATGACACAGTTTGTGCAAAACCATTTGGGCCCGAAACTCGAAGCGGACGGTAAAGGTCATATTAAGGTTTTGGGGTACGATCAAAACCGGGAGCATTTGAAGGAATGGGTAGATGTCATGTATGTGGATGAAGCAGCCTCAAAATACTACGATGGTACAGCAATCCATTGGTATGCGAGTACCTATGAGGTTTTTCCGGAAGCACTTCAGTATGCCCATCAAAAAGCACCGAACAAGCATTTGATACAAACGGAAGCCTGTGTGGATGCCGAAATCCCAAAATGGAAGGATGATGCGTGGTACTGGTCCAAAGAAGCCACGGATTGGGGATGGGACTGGGCTCCGGAAGCAGATAAAAAATACCATCCTAAATATGTGCCCGTATATCGTTATGCCAGGGACATTATAGGTTGTTTAAATAACTGGGTAGACGGTTGGATAGATTGGAATATGGTCCTTGACCGCCAGGGAGGTCCCAATTGGTTCAAGAATTGGTGTGTTGCGCCGGTCATTGTAGATCCCGAAAAGGATGAAATCTATTTTACGCCCTTATACCATACCCTGGCGCATTTTAGCAAATACATAAGGCCCGGGGCCAAAAGGATTGGGTTCAATACTACGGATGGTTCCCTATTGGTCACGGCAGCAAAAAATCCCGACGGGACAATAGCAGTAGTGCTTTTGAATATGGATACCGACCCGAAAAACGTGGAGTTATCCATGGATGGCCGTTCACAGCAGGTGGAAATCAGTTCGCAAGCTATTCAGACCCTGTTGGTCAAACAACTAAATTAA